Proteins from a genomic interval of Bacteroidota bacterium:
- a CDS encoding formylglycine-generating enzyme family protein has product MKKLFPLLFFFFMMSIGFTQAAPDENETHGKAAKHNASKPEIIEPKVAEAIRLIEMNMVPVEGGTFTMGCVLLQDPECYEQEKPRHTVKLNNFQMSKYAVTQNEWKLVMGTTPAAEYCAECPAINVSWYDAQLFINRLNQLSGKTFRLPSEAEWEYAAKGGSKSHGYKYAGSNDADVVAWYDTLKTNGIKPVGKKAPNELGLYDMSGNVWQWCTDYFDEKYYSHSPSNNPKGPDSSDARSLRGGSWWGPLRDCRVANRDFYPADSKDDDVGFRMVLD; this is encoded by the coding sequence ATGAAAAAGTTATTCCCCCTCCTGTTTTTTTTTTTTATGATGTCAATCGGCTTTACTCAGGCCGCCCCCGATGAAAACGAAACGCATGGCAAAGCAGCCAAGCACAACGCTTCTAAGCCTGAAATTATTGAACCCAAAGTAGCAGAGGCTATCCGGCTGATTGAAATGAACATGGTGCCCGTAGAAGGTGGAACCTTCACCATGGGTTGCGTGTTGCTTCAGGATCCCGAATGTTACGAGCAAGAGAAGCCGCGCCATACGGTAAAGCTCAACAATTTTCAAATGAGCAAATATGCCGTCACCCAAAATGAATGGAAATTGGTGATGGGTACCACCCCCGCCGCTGAATACTGTGCCGAATGTCCGGCTATCAATGTATCGTGGTATGATGCCCAACTATTCATCAACCGCCTCAACCAACTTAGTGGAAAAACCTTTCGTCTGCCCTCCGAAGCCGAATGGGAATATGCAGCAAAAGGTGGCAGCAAAAGTCATGGTTATAAATACGCTGGATCTAACGATGCGGATGTAGTAGCTTGGTACGACACGCTCAAAACAAACGGAATAAAACCAGTAGGCAAAAAGGCACCGAACGAGTTAGGGCTCTATGATATGAGCGGCAACGTTTGGCAGTGGTGTACAGACTATTTCGACGAGAAATATTATAGCCACAGTCCTTCCAACAATCCTAAAGGGCCGGACAGTAGCGATGCTCGCTCTCTGCGTGGGGGGTCTTGGTGGGGGCCGCTTCGCGATTGCCGCGTGGCCAACCGCGATTTCTATCCGGCCGATTCAAAGGACGATGATGTGGGTTTCCGCATGGTACTGGACTAA
- a CDS encoding aminodeoxychorismate/anthranilate synthase component II, with amino-acid sequence MKKILVIDNYDSFTYNLVHLLLPHAEVKVVKNDEVNMDQVKEFDKILFSPGPGIPEEAGQMIAVIKEFTSIKPMLGICLGHQAIGEIFGGKLKNLSKVYHGVSTPVKITKPEHYLFKNIPERFEVGRYHSWVVDETSISQELLVTAVDDSGMIMGISHNEYDINGVQFHPESIMTEYGATLIQNWVNH; translated from the coding sequence ATGAAAAAGATATTGGTCATAGATAATTACGATTCGTTCACCTACAACTTAGTGCATCTGTTGCTGCCCCATGCCGAGGTGAAAGTGGTGAAGAACGATGAGGTCAATATGGACCAAGTCAAAGAGTTTGACAAGATTTTATTTTCCCCCGGTCCGGGTATTCCCGAGGAAGCCGGACAGATGATTGCGGTGATCAAAGAATTCACTTCGATTAAACCTATGCTGGGAATTTGTCTCGGACATCAGGCTATCGGAGAAATATTTGGAGGGAAGTTGAAAAATCTAAGTAAAGTATATCACGGGGTATCTACACCGGTGAAGATTACTAAACCGGAGCATTACCTTTTCAAAAACATTCCTGAAAGATTTGAAGTGGGCAGATACCATTCATGGGTGGTGGATGAAACAAGTATCTCTCAGGAACTTTTGGTCACAGCTGTGGATGATTCGGGAATGATTATGGGCATATCACATAACGAATACGACATCAACGGTGTGCAGTTCCATCCAGAATCTATTATGACGGAATATGGAGCTACGCTTATCCAAAATTGGGTGAATCATTGA
- a CDS encoding anthranilate synthase component I family protein has protein sequence MAQKIKYTSRTTKMLADTYTPVSVYLKLRDVYPNAILLESTDYRAANNSFSYICLDPLTSIIWSNQEISISNQQHQKKKHKVGEAKDVFDLFEDFRNAFLEQEGMQSIANGLFGYMSFDAVNVFDKLNYKSERENEIPLMHFSFYRFVIAFDHFRDELVVYENIPEGDFSRKERLQSLLQNKNVSQLPFMIKGKEHSNISDDAFVKMVEKGVKHCYRGDVFQVVLSRRFTRKFTGDDMNLYRCLRSINPSPYLFYFDYSSYRIFGSSPEAQLVVKKGVAKINPIAGTFRRTGDDEADRELAAKLAADEKENAEHVMLVDLARNDLSKHAREVTVEHYKQVHFYSHVIHLVSEVTGNLSSSYNPLALIADSFPAGTLSGAPKHRALQLIHDYENQERSFYGGCIGFIGFNGDINTAITIRSFMSKNNTLHYQAGAGVVAASNPQSELEEVNNKLRALRSAIEMAEQFRL, from the coding sequence ATGGCACAAAAGATAAAATACACTAGTAGGACCACCAAGATGTTGGCAGATACCTATACGCCCGTTTCGGTCTATCTGAAACTGCGGGATGTATATCCCAATGCCATCTTGTTGGAAAGCACGGATTATCGCGCTGCGAACAATAGTTTCTCCTATATCTGCCTCGACCCACTGACGTCTATCATCTGGAGCAATCAGGAAATCAGTATCTCCAATCAACAACATCAAAAGAAGAAGCATAAAGTAGGAGAGGCAAAAGACGTTTTTGATCTCTTTGAAGATTTTAGAAATGCTTTTCTGGAGCAAGAAGGAATGCAGTCTATCGCTAATGGCCTCTTTGGCTATATGTCCTTCGATGCAGTGAATGTTTTTGACAAACTGAATTATAAAAGCGAGCGAGAAAATGAAATCCCCTTAATGCATTTTTCGTTCTATCGCTTTGTCATAGCCTTTGACCATTTCCGGGATGAATTGGTAGTGTATGAAAATATCCCCGAGGGAGATTTTTCGAGAAAGGAAAGATTGCAATCGCTTCTTCAAAACAAAAATGTTTCGCAACTCCCATTTATGATAAAGGGGAAGGAGCATTCAAATATCAGCGATGATGCTTTTGTGAAAATGGTAGAGAAAGGGGTGAAACATTGTTACCGGGGAGATGTGTTTCAGGTAGTTTTGTCCCGCCGGTTTACTCGAAAGTTTACCGGTGATGATATGAATCTGTATCGCTGCCTGCGCTCTATCAATCCTTCGCCCTATCTTTTTTATTTTGATTATAGCAGCTATCGCATTTTTGGCTCCTCACCGGAGGCTCAATTGGTGGTGAAGAAGGGCGTGGCAAAAATAAATCCAATCGCGGGTACTTTCCGGCGTACCGGTGATGATGAAGCAGATAGGGAGTTAGCGGCAAAGCTGGCAGCCGATGAAAAAGAAAACGCAGAACATGTGATGTTGGTTGATTTAGCCAGAAATGATTTGAGTAAACATGCAAGAGAAGTAACGGTAGAGCACTATAAGCAGGTGCATTTCTATTCTCATGTCATTCACTTGGTCTCCGAAGTAACCGGTAATCTTTCGAGTTCATATAACCCTTTAGCCTTGATTGCCGATAGCTTCCCGGCTGGTACTTTATCCGGTGCGCCAAAACACCGTGCCCTGCAACTGATTCATGATTATGAAAACCAGGAACGGAGCTTCTATGGCGGTTGTATCGGATTTATCGGCTTTAACGGAGATATCAATACCGCTATCACGATTCGCAGTTTTATGAGCAAAAACAACACCTTGCATTATCAGGCCGGTGCAGGAGTAGTGGCGGCTTCAAACCCGCAGTCGGAGTTGGAAGAAGTAAATAATAAATTGCGCGCGCTGCGTAGCGCTATAGAAATGGCAGAGCAATTCAGATTATGA
- the trpD gene encoding anthranilate phosphoribosyltransferase: MKQALNDLLEHQSLNEQEAYNLMKKLVTEPTNEAHTAALLSVFIMRDISLQELKGFRNALLELSLPFKVEGDAIDMCGTGGDGKNTFNISTLASFVTAAAGGRVMKHGNYGVSSVSGSSDVMEYLGYKFTNDTDALSRQLDKTNICFLHAPLFHPALKQVAPVRRQMGIKTFFNMLGPLVNPACPSHRFTGTYNLQLARLYHYLFQQEDCHYTVVHALDGYDEISLTAGCKYYSNDEEFIFYPPDWNLPELKQEMLFGGNTIKEAADIFVRVLEAKGTEAQHAVVIANAAAALHCLQPTTLIGDCVDSATDALVSGKALKTFKRTIE, translated from the coding sequence ATGAAACAAGCATTGAATGACTTACTGGAACATCAAAGCCTGAATGAACAGGAGGCCTATAATTTGATGAAAAAACTTGTTACTGAGCCAACGAATGAGGCGCATACGGCTGCTTTGCTTTCCGTCTTTATCATGCGGGACATCAGTTTGCAGGAATTAAAGGGCTTTCGCAATGCTTTGTTGGAACTCAGTCTTCCTTTCAAAGTAGAAGGGGATGCCATTGATATGTGCGGCACCGGAGGCGATGGCAAAAACACCTTTAATATATCAACCCTGGCATCGTTTGTTACTGCCGCTGCCGGTGGAAGAGTAATGAAGCATGGTAATTATGGAGTGTCTTCCGTTAGCGGTTCCTCGGATGTGATGGAATATCTAGGATACAAATTTACCAACGATACCGATGCCTTAAGTAGGCAGTTGGACAAGACAAACATCTGCTTTCTGCATGCGCCTTTGTTCCATCCTGCGCTTAAACAAGTTGCACCGGTGAGGAGGCAAATGGGGATCAAGACCTTCTTTAATATGCTGGGACCTTTGGTCAACCCCGCCTGTCCATCTCATCGTTTTACCGGAACCTATAATTTGCAATTGGCAAGATTGTACCACTATCTATTTCAACAGGAGGATTGTCATTATACCGTGGTTCATGCTCTGGATGGTTACGACGAAATCTCGCTCACCGCCGGTTGCAAATACTATAGCAATGATGAAGAGTTTATCTTCTATCCACCTGACTGGAATTTGCCGGAGTTAAAACAGGAAATGCTTTTTGGCGGAAATACTATTAAAGAAGCAGCAGATATATTTGTGCGAGTGCTGGAAGCAAAAGGGACAGAGGCGCAACATGCTGTAGTCATCGCCAACGCCGCTGCGGCTCTTCACTGTCTGCAACCAACAACACTCATTGGCGATTGCGTGGACTCTGCCACCGATGCACTTGTTTCGGGCAAGGCTCTTAAAACATTTAAACGTACCATAGAATGA
- a CDS encoding T9SS type A sorting domain-containing protein, protein MIEGSHHLAYLKRTAYLRRSHYSVVSSNDHKKLISLLVIISALLFMVFTPLAGKAQGGFINQGCNIYVQKAGLIHVQSNFVNGSGDSTGLINNDGIIEVGGDFENKDGALFLTSDTGSSKDKAVKFVGSGTQAIKGNMHHPGVSSFYNLVIDKSNATSLVEMQDSIVIDGSLVFGTASINTTYEPSNLFTNNNQKGLLKTYTDSTEFLLNIRNGRPDAIIGYPVLQTAGAPTTGYILSSGKRGTPFGGVQRKINTATSYVWPVGTPDKGFNGVRLNFVQVPGTGSVKTKFCSGSTNPSGYIGKMSQRCEGCDGSNPTAVYNGFNKYFPGNPCNAYIPQWLVIESTPKDHGYWSFASTDTGYYYDMEVFPNGMTAMDLSTMWRAIKHESAYGDDPSTPEVDWMPEIASTVSNPTDLLTYTMNAGCNNSGGIPGGLYHDFSHFSLGKGPSGNALPVEMLYFTAEAQGKYLIRLDWATALEVNNRGFEIQRSTDGINFIDIGWVDGHNNSTITNTYTHDDHPYEKTRYYYRLKQIDNNGNFEYSKIAEAKLSEDGESNFRLYPNPTTSNLVLEVDNPKDEISLALFDINGRMVYDNIYTVEENGVMKTININVGGLVPRYIHTERCHQRE, encoded by the coding sequence ATGATTGAAGGAAGTCATCATTTGGCCTATTTGAAAAGGACCGCTTACCTGCGTCGCTCACACTATTCAGTGGTATCGTCGAATGACCATAAGAAACTCATCTCTTTGCTGGTGATTATATCCGCTTTGCTGTTTATGGTTTTTACCCCGTTGGCAGGAAAAGCACAGGGTGGTTTCATCAACCAAGGATGTAATATATATGTACAAAAGGCCGGCTTGATTCATGTGCAAAGTAATTTCGTAAATGGCTCAGGCGACTCCACCGGATTGATTAATAACGATGGGATTATTGAGGTAGGAGGCGACTTTGAAAATAAAGACGGTGCGCTTTTCCTTACTTCAGATACTGGCAGTTCTAAAGATAAGGCGGTCAAGTTCGTTGGGTCAGGAACGCAGGCTATCAAAGGAAATATGCACCATCCGGGCGTTTCGAGTTTTTATAATTTGGTGATTGACAAATCAAACGCTACCTCTCTAGTAGAAATGCAGGACTCCATCGTCATTGATGGCTCTCTGGTTTTTGGCACAGCCAGCATCAATACCACGTATGAACCCTCCAACTTGTTTACTAATAACAATCAAAAGGGCTTATTAAAAACCTATACCGATTCTACCGAGTTTCTTTTAAATATCCGCAATGGCCGTCCCGATGCTATTATCGGCTATCCGGTATTGCAAACAGCGGGCGCACCTACTACCGGCTATATTCTGAGCAGCGGGAAAAGAGGTACTCCCTTTGGCGGTGTGCAACGAAAAATCAATACTGCCACTAGTTATGTTTGGCCGGTAGGAACGCCCGACAAAGGTTTTAACGGAGTTCGTTTGAACTTTGTGCAGGTTCCCGGAACCGGTAGTGTAAAGACCAAATTCTGCTCCGGGTCAACCAACCCAAGTGGGTACATCGGGAAGATGTCGCAACGCTGTGAAGGATGTGACGGCTCTAATCCAACAGCCGTTTATAATGGATTCAACAAATACTTTCCCGGCAATCCATGCAACGCATATATACCACAATGGCTGGTTATTGAAAGTACCCCCAAGGATCACGGCTACTGGAGCTTCGCCTCTACCGATACCGGATACTATTATGACATGGAAGTATTTCCCAACGGGATGACCGCTATGGATTTGAGTACGATGTGGCGGGCGATCAAGCATGAATCAGCTTATGGCGATGACCCTTCTACTCCCGAAGTGGATTGGATGCCCGAAATTGCTTCCACGGTATCCAACCCCACCGACTTGTTAACCTACACCATGAATGCAGGTTGCAATAACTCCGGTGGAATACCGGGTGGGCTTTATCATGACTTCTCACACTTCTCTTTGGGCAAAGGGCCTTCCGGAAATGCCTTGCCGGTGGAGATGCTGTATTTCACTGCCGAAGCACAAGGCAAATACCTGATTCGTCTGGATTGGGCTACTGCCCTAGAGGTAAACAACCGTGGCTTTGAAATTCAACGAAGTACTGATGGCATTAACTTTATAGATATAGGATGGGTGGACGGTCACAATAATTCTACCATCACGAATACCTATACTCATGACGACCATCCTTATGAAAAAACACGTTATTACTATCGGCTGAAACAGATAGACAACAACGGCAACTTTGAATATTCAAAAATAGCCGAAGCAAAACTGAGCGAAGACGGCGAATCTAATTTCAGGCTCTATCCAAATCCTACCACCAGCAACCTAGTATTGGAAGTGGACAACCCGAAAGATGAAATCTCGTTAGCCTTGTTTGACATCAACGGCAGGATGGTTTATGACAACATATATACCGTAGAAGAAAATGGTGTGATGAAGACCATCAATATTAATGTGGGTGGTCTGGTTCCCCGGTACATACATACTGAGCGCTGCCACCAACGGGAATAA